Part of the Musa acuminata AAA Group cultivar baxijiao chromosome BXJ2-7, Cavendish_Baxijiao_AAA, whole genome shotgun sequence genome is shown below.
TGAGTTGATGGTCAAAACGAACTAAAACAAACATGTATCAATTTATTGGGCTTATAATTCAGCGTACCAAAGGGAGTTTGGGTGTAGGAGCTTCTACTGGGAGCAGTGTGGCCTACCTAGAGATATTTGTAAGAATCACAGTGGAAAGTTGGTGCAACAGTAGATTGCCATTCTTTTAGTCTTTAATATAAAGTTATTTTTTGCTACTTGCCAGCCTTACCATGCAATTACAAACTTGCCTATATGTTGTCCAGATGAACATACTGAGGTATGCGGAAGATTGGTGCAAACCTATATGTGTTTTCTGTCCTGTtacttttgaattttttaatgtgttttcttcttttttgatgtgGAAAATTGATTTCAGTAGTTTTTCGGACTTTTGGATGTTTTTCATTTTTGTTTGAATTAGTGTTCTTTCCAGCTATGTGTGCACAATGTCAGACTATTATTCAGCTAAAACTATATGTTTGTTGTGTTAGTGGGATTCAAATAACTGAAGCACTCAAATTGCAGATGGAGGTGAAAAAACGACTTCACGAACAACTAGAGGCAAGTTAAATATGTAAATTGCAGtatctgattttttttgtttctcttttactTGTTGTGGATTATGAGATTGCACATTAACACAATGATAGACTTAACAATTCAAACTCATAATATGCTTTGATaccataataaatattttgattgagcgACAACTAATGACCCAATCTATACTGAACTTATTATGCGCGAATAGTTGTTTTGATTTAAAGAATTGTGATGTGAATTTGCAACCATAGTGGCAAGGGGAAGCCAAGTCATAACATGGAGTTGACCTTCCATAAGTTGATGCAGATACAGCAGCAGCTACAAGTGAGAATCGAGGCCCAAGGCAGGTATCTCAAGAAGATGATCGAGGAGCAGCAGCTGCTCAGCGGCGTGCTGGCCGAAACATCTGGCTCTGGAGTTGCTGCTGCTACTGTCCCAAGTGACCTCTGCCCCGACCCCTCGACGCCTGTTCCGACCTCTGAGTCACCGGAAGAGGACTTGGCAGCTAGCAGTGGCACTGGCGGTGGGTCACTCAAAGGCCTTCTGCAAGATGGTTCTTTGTCTGCCACCCGTGAGCCACCGACACCTGACTCTGGTGGGTGGGGGAAGTCTGGTACCGGCTCAGACTTCCAGTTCTAGGTTGCTGAGGGGCATTTGCATTCATCGAGCAACTCCATTTGCAATGAGGATATGTGAATGGTTTCCAATGTGATGTTTCTTGGAGGCTGGATCGTTGTCCACCATGTGTTTTTCTGCATGTTGTAGAAGAGGTGAATCTATGGCTGTCCTGCTGTCATTGAAATCAGTCGCAGGGAGAGGTTTCATGGAGATGATGGTCGTGTTTCATTTGTGTTGGAATTGTAGTGACATGGTTCGGACACAGTCTGATCACTGTGTTTGACAAAGGAAAACATGAAAAATGATCTCATGATTGATTCATGGATTTGCTTGCAATGGAATTGCACTTTCTACAAACTTAAAACGTGTAAACAACTCTTTTCTTACATCAGAGTTCAATCTAATTTACGTTATAAAATCTACCTCTGTTTTCTTCCGCAAATATATGAGAAACTTTAAATTCCTCGAAAGACTTCAGTAAAAGAAAATGTCTTTAGTTACAGTCAGAATAGCCAAAGGCAACTGAACAAAATCATCTTCTTTGAAGGTTAAACTGCGACATATGTCCCGACCTGAAACACATATCGAGcttcagaaaaaaaaagacaaaattaATCATCTAAAATTAGTGGCCTGGAGATCAAAAAGTGCCTTCTTCCAGAGGAAATAAGTGGTAAAGAGTTTCGACAAGAACAATAAAATAAAGACATTGTATTGTACAAATTCATCGACgacaaaaaaaattcatataactGATCACTTGTTATATTGCTGTAACATAATACTCTGGATAATTGCTTACAATGAACAATAATAGTATGCACATCATAGCCAATACACATATAATTAAGGATTTATGAACTTGCTTATACGTTTTAGAAAAGCTTAGAAGAATCATACCCAACAACGACAGGCAATGGAGCCCTGCTGAAAGAAATTACATAGAATTGGCCTTCAACAGTAATTTTGCTTGTCAAATACTAATCGTGCAGTTAAAATTTTGCAACTTTACTAGAATATACTTAGCAGATATCGGAGGGCTTTCAATCACTCACATGGTACGAAAGCAGTTGTCCTTATTGCAAAAGAAAAAGGGgaacacatatatgtatacacagaGCCTCTTTGGAATTTGCTCTTCATTGCTGTACTGCAAGGCCTTCTTGTGGGCAACCGTTCAACATGGACATGCAACGATCACTCCTCATCTTCAACATCATCAATCCCCACCCAACGGGTAAAAGCAAAAAGGAACTCCTTAAATGTCACCATGCCATTTTTATCCCAGTCCATCTCCTCTGCAGCAAACCAGAAGAAATTGGTTATGTTTGAAACAATATTGATCTTGTGCTCTGTTGGATGGAAGTCAATACACTGTTAGGTGAATCCGCAGATTCAAAATACAAGTAAATGGAAACTAAATTCTAAATAGTAGCCACAATCAATGCATGATTTTCTTTTTCGAATTTTCCATTTACATGCTCAAATAGATACCAATTCATCAGGCAAATCAACAACTATTTCCAAGAAAACGAATAAAGCCTAATAGACAAATCAGGAAATAGTAAAACCttttaaacatttattttcaaattaaGCCGAAAAGGGCTATTAATATGGTAATTGATGCAAATAATTTGTTTTTCAAGTTTCGCATGGTAGTGCAAGCAAGAACTGCAAGTAAGAGGAAAGAACTGACCAAATCTTTTCATGGCTATGCGTCCAGAAGAGCGTTCACCTCCAGTTGTCTCGTTTATGGCATGTACCATCTCATTCTTGCTAACATATCCATCCTTGTTCTTGTCCAAAAACACAAAAGCATCAACCAGAGTCTCAAAAGTCGTCTCAAGGTCTGGCAACCCCATACGGGAATTCTAGCAATCAAGTCATGGGGAACAAAATTTTGATTTTCATGCTTGAGTTTAGTACCAGAGCATATTTCCAACAAGAGCAGACTACAGTTGGAAAACAAAAGTTCAAGAGATCCAGGAAAACACACATCAACTAAGAAACAGAAGCTGAGGCAATAACACTACACTTCACatattaaaaaagataaaatgttCCTAATATAAATTAATGTTCACGGTTGCCCTGTATAAAAtatgtgaagaaaaaaaaaagagtaagtaTTCATAGCTGACAAATTGACTAACATAGGAGATCCATAATATTAAGGAACCTGCTCCAAATATTTTGGACAATCCTGCTCTGTAAGATTTGAAACTACCACACCTGCTCTGGAGACCTGTGATGTACTGTTCTATGCAATTATGTCGAATGGTCCCCTTGCAAACAGATTCTTAACTCCATATACAACAATCCTCAATataatgtttttcaaatacagtaGAATCTCATGTGCATATATGTGTTGGTGTGTGGTCTGCATGCATATAAGGTCCATCATGAAGAAAAAAATGCCTCAAACTACATGCCACCTGATTTTATCCAGTTATTATTAGTTTTTATAGTTCCTTGAGAAGTTCTGTTACTCCCGAGGTCTCTGTGAAATGTTACCACTGAGCTGCTCTTATTCAATGCCAATGACATGATGACTAAAATCTTCTGTGCACGCTAACATAATTCTAACAGGAAATTTACAACTGAGCTGAAGACAAAAGTAATATTATCAGACATTAATGACATGATGTCCAAGTCCCTGTGCACACTGATGTATGTAGTTATAACAGCTGTTAGCCTTGGCATAAGTCCATTACTAGCATACCATTGTTTGCTGTTCGAAAAGATAACTCTCTTTACCAACTAtaaaaacataaaattttaatCACTTTTAAGTATAATAAATGGGGCTTTGAATCCCTTATGTTGACAAGACATAGAACAACCTCTCTTGGATAACATTCAGTCTTTTTCTAGTTGTTAGGTCTGTCATCCTTACAATTACTAGTAAAAGTTTTTATTCCTTTGACCACTAAGATTGACataaaccagtgatttaaaaagcgaaaGAACAATGAtaccataaacatatatcaacaaCCTCTCTTGGATAACAACTGGCACCATGAAGAAATCATTTAGATAATAATTATTTTCATATGGGTTTGGCCTTATTCGTCCATTAATACAATTGCTGCAAGAAATGCCTTCAAACATGCCAATACATTGTACCAACAAATTGAGAACAAATCATACTAATGGAGCCTCATAGATATCATCAACCTGTGTGGAAAAACAGAAACTCTACTGTGTTAATAATTTAAGTGAAAGAACAATGTATAAGCAATTTATTATGTGGAAGAACCATGCCAGATAATGAAGATTAATTCAATGCTGTATATTGAAAGCAGAATTTCTATATTTTGTGAACCTTCTCTCCCTTGTTCGTTCAAACAAGCAATCTAACATTTCAATTGTTCCAAAAACAAATTTTCCTTTTGCTCTAttattgttaaacatattgtgaaGATCAAAATTATCAGGTCCATGTGCTTGTAGGTGATGCAACTTCTTATACTTTACAGATAATAATCATCCAATTTCTTATTGTAAAGTTTATCCTATAGAAATTGAAAATGTTCAGGGAATTGATCTAAGCAACTTAATTTAAGTAATTTTCTGAAACAGTAAATCACATATAAGAAGTATAGGAAATAACACTAAAAAATGAATAAAACTTGTAACACAGAATTAGTTCACTTGTCATTCTCATATCAGGGAGACAGCCTCATAGTAATAAACTAAAAGAAGATAACTGATTTGTTAACTTTTATAAGGATACTGCTTGTACAGCTGCCGGTTCCTTGAGAAGATAAACAAGGCAGAGAAGAACAATAAACTCATTAAACTTCATACCCATGTTCTCATCAATGTCACATGCCAAAAAGAGATCACCGATCTCCTGCTCATTAAAGGAGATTTCTAGCTTCTGGAAACAATGCTTCAGTTCTTCTTGATCTATCGCACCATTTGAATCTTCATCTATccataagaaaattaaaaatatcagGAATCTCCAACATTGTCTCTGAGTTACTTGGAGTTCAATTCTTTGTACTTACCTTGTTACACATAAACAATACTCCATATTAGAAAGGAGTCCTCATGAATATAATAGTCAGGTTCAACCAAACCCGACTCATCTAAGATGACCTGTCTTGATCCATGTAACATGTCTAGTTTAACAACTCCTGGATCATTTTTACATTGGTTTAGATCTAAGAAGTACGGACACAGGACACGAACACGACACGAAATGAACACCACGAcatgttatttttaaaataattaggaTACGGATATGGCAAGGACAcatgtattttttaatatatgtatatataatattcaattaacatgagttttatagtatttatacttaaattttttaaactcgACAATGTGAACAAATGAATATCATCATATAGgttgaaaaaattaaaatcatcaaataatatttaacaagATCTAGATATATTGATATATGTTTCCTTGAGACGATTTCCAGATTTCTTTTCTCGCACAGAATTTGGCTCTCACGTGATGGCCACACAAGCGCAGCACCACACATGAGTATCTGCCACGTGTGTCCATGTGTCTGACACATGTTGGACATGGACACGTCCACCAAAAGCATGTTTCTGTGCTTCTTAGGTTTAGATTTGGGTAAACATTGTGTTTCCTTGATAGTGAAGTTCAACGCACGCTAAAAATATAAGACAAGTCACGTCCCATCCTGATGAGTCAACCTGACCCTTTTCGACCCAACTTGATCTTGTCCATATAAAGAAAGCTTGACTAACCTGCTGGCAGGCCATGTCCAGTTGGTGTCAGACCTATAAAACTGCACTATCCTATCCTAACATGATAACATACTAATACATGATGGCATTAATATAAATGCGGagacaaaagattcaaaaaaatcaATTAAGCATGAATATGTGAGTCAAATACGTATGACTATCcatgaaaatcaataatattgACTGTACATGGACATTCATCTCCAATGGACCTTTTGAAACATTTTACTTTTTGATGTTGTGTATTATACCTGCAGTCAttctttaataaaattt
Proteins encoded:
- the LOC103992028 gene encoding probable calcium-binding protein CML21, giving the protein MGGVVGRSNSIRRSSPESKLEAKMVEAMQRRASEGTSVKSFNSIIMKFPKIDESLRKCKSIFEQFDEDSNGAIDQEELKHCFQKLEISFNEQEIGDLFLACDIDENMGMKFNEFIVLLCLVYLLKEPAAVQANSRMGLPDLETTFETLVDAFVFLDKNKDGYVSKNEMVHAINETTGGERSSGRIAMKRFEEMDWDKNGMVTFKEFLFAFTRWVGIDDVEDEE
- the LOC103992029 gene encoding myb family transcription factor PHL7 isoform X1; translated protein: MNLKNGGNNSTNPNLLSRQRLRWTNELHERFVGAVTQLGGSDRATPKGVLRIMGVPGLTIYHIKSHLQKYRLAKYIPDSSADGTKLEMKDVGDLISGLESTSGIQITEALKLQMEVKKRLHEQLEIQQQLQVRIEAQGRYLKKMIEEQQLLSGVLAETSGSGVAAATVPSDLCPDPSTPVPTSESPEEDLAASSGTGGGSLKGLLQDGSLSATREPPTPDSGGWGKSGTGSDFQF
- the LOC103992029 gene encoding myb family transcription factor PHL7 isoform X2 codes for the protein MGVPGLTIYHIKSHLQKYRLAKYIPDSSADGTKLEMKDVGDLISGLESTSGIQITEALKLQMEVKKRLHEQLEIQQQLQVRIEAQGRYLKKMIEEQQLLSGVLAETSGSGVAAATVPSDLCPDPSTPVPTSESPEEDLAASSGTGGGSLKGLLQDGSLSATREPPTPDSGGWGKSGTGSDFQF